A single Mesomycoplasma ovipneumoniae DNA region contains:
- a CDS encoding IS30 family transposase, whose amino-acid sequence MEKRKFKHFSFEDLVKIEFLLQNNKSIRYIAKQLNVAPSTVSREIKRNLNEYGIYEANLAITKRRKRYYHRYYFRFVELGKYEEFSKIFAVKYDKKVHGVKATYFYIAENFPNIERPSLKTVFNWIKTNKWVIVRSDRLRQYYKKGGKRTRNVVQRLVPSGYVKPIWARDKSIDSRQDFGHWELDLVVGKKVSGHDSILTLVERKTRKLFAKKVRNKNPRVINKAIKDLANENNLYIKTITCDNGFEFEQIALLAYWLKIIVYKAEPYASFQRGSNEHANGLIRRFYPKGFDFNLISDDDLQNTISKINSMPREIFNWKSALEVFNDNLVI is encoded by the coding sequence ATGGAAAAAAGAAAATTTAAACATTTTAGTTTCGAAGATTTAGTAAAAATTGAGTTTTTATTGCAGAACAATAAAAGTATTAGATATATCGCTAAACAACTTAATGTTGCACCCTCAACTGTCTCAAGAGAAATTAAAAGAAATCTAAATGAATATGGAATTTATGAAGCTAATTTGGCAATAACAAAAAGACGAAAAAGATATTATCATAGGTATTATTTTAGATTTGTTGAACTAGGAAAATACGAGGAATTTAGCAAAATTTTTGCAGTAAAATATGACAAAAAAGTTCATGGAGTTAAAGCGACATATTTTTATATAGCGGAAAATTTTCCGAACATTGAAAGACCTTCTTTAAAGACTGTTTTTAACTGAATCAAAACTAATAAATGGGTAATAGTTAGGAGTGACAGACTCAGACAATATTACAAAAAAGGTGGAAAAAGAACCAGAAATGTCGTGCAAAGATTAGTTCCATCAGGTTATGTAAAACCCATTTGAGCACGGGATAAATCCATAGATTCAAGGCAAGATTTTGGACATTGAGAGCTAGATTTAGTAGTTGGCAAAAAAGTTAGCGGACACGATAGTATCCTTACCTTAGTAGAAAGAAAAACCAGAAAATTATTTGCTAAAAAAGTACGAAATAAAAATCCCAGAGTCATCAATAAAGCCATCAAAGATCTTGCAAATGAAAATAATTTATATATCAAAACAATCACTTGCGACAATGGATTTGAATTTGAGCAAATTGCATTATTGGCATATTGGTTAAAAATAATAGTTTATAAAGCAGAGCCATATGCTTCATTTCAAAGAGGTTCTAACGAGCATGCCAATGGATTAATTAGAAGGTTTTATCCAAAAGGTTTTGATTTCAACCTAATCAGCGATGATGATTTGCAAAATACAATCAGTAAAATTAACTCAATGCCTAGGGAAATTTTTAATTGAAAATCCGCTTTAGAGGTCTTTAATGATAACTTGGTGATTTAA
- a CDS encoding phosphoglycerate kinase: MIPTYKTKKFIDEIKFFNKKVLLRVDFNVPILEGKITSTKRITASLKTIEKIVTDGGKLIILSHLGRVKTPEDLKKKSLRIVAEELAKISQKEVKFVAQNRGKEVEEAIDQLENGQILVLENTRFQDLENKAESKNNPELGKYWASLGDVFINDAFGTLHRAHASNVGIATHIKESAIGYLVKEELDALSKIVFEPEKPFYAIIGGAKISDKIGIISTLLEKADKVLIGGGMGYTFKKALGYKIGKSIVEEDKIDLALSLIKKYTDKLILPLDAALSETFEDVAPVYNEKNPLEIPDHLEGLDIGPMTIKLFESHLKDAKTILWNGTLGVAEFSNFATGTREIAKVISKLENCYSVIGGGDSVAAIEAEKLGDAFSHVSTGGGASISFIEKGDLIGLGPIQEKA, encoded by the coding sequence ATGATACCAACCTATAAAACTAAAAAATTTATTGATGAAATTAAATTTTTTAATAAAAAAGTTCTTTTACGTGTTGATTTTAATGTTCCAATTCTTGAAGGGAAAATTACTTCAACAAAAAGAATTACCGCGAGTTTAAAAACCATTGAGAAAATTGTTACTGATGGTGGTAAACTTATAATTTTATCACACCTTGGTAGGGTTAAAACCCCTGAAGATTTGAAAAAAAAGTCACTACGAATTGTTGCCGAAGAATTAGCTAAAATTTCACAAAAAGAAGTCAAATTTGTTGCTCAAAACCGAGGCAAAGAAGTTGAAGAAGCAATTGATCAACTTGAAAACGGACAAATTTTAGTGCTTGAAAACACAAGATTCCAAGATCTTGAAAACAAAGCTGAATCAAAAAATAATCCAGAACTTGGAAAATACTGAGCTTCATTAGGTGATGTTTTTATAAATGACGCCTTTGGAACACTTCACCGTGCTCATGCATCTAATGTCGGAATTGCAACTCACATCAAAGAGTCAGCAATTGGTTATCTTGTAAAAGAAGAACTTGATGCACTATCAAAAATTGTTTTTGAACCAGAAAAACCTTTTTATGCAATTATTGGTGGGGCAAAAATTTCTGACAAAATCGGGATAATTTCAACTCTACTTGAAAAAGCTGACAAAGTTTTAATTGGTGGAGGAATGGGCTATACATTCAAAAAAGCCCTTGGATACAAAATTGGAAAGTCAATTGTTGAAGAAGACAAAATTGATTTAGCCCTAAGTTTAATTAAAAAGTACACTGATAAATTAATTTTACCGCTTGATGCTGCTTTGTCTGAAACATTTGAAGATGTAGCCCCAGTTTATAACGAAAAAAATCCACTTGAAATTCCAGATCACCTTGAAGGTTTAGATATTGGTCCAATGACTATAAAATTATTTGAATCACATTTAAAAGATGCAAAAACTATTTTGTGAAATGGGACTCTTGGTGTTGCTGAGTTTTCTAATTTTGCCACCGGAACTCGTGAAATTGCGAAAGTAATCTCAAAACTTGAAAATTGCTACAGCGTAATTGGTGGTGGTGATTCAGTTGCCGCAATCGAAGCTGAAAAATTAGGTGATGCTTTTAGTCATGTTTCAACTGGTGGTGGTGCTTCAATTAGTTTTATTGAAAAAGGCGATCTAATCGGCCTAGGCCCAATTCAGGAAAAAGCCTAA
- a CDS encoding IS256 family transposase — MKKQQKTLSPFELEAKKLVDKYADYKKIKKEDFHNEISHMFKTFTEALLRAELSQHLGYEKSNRSKKGVHRPNKRNGFSDKTVNYNHNSFRLKIPRDRNGTFENKLLGKYETNLGDIEEQVFSLFASGMSYENIVNTIKSIYKKEISNAWISSVTDKLLPEIEKWKSRKIENSYPILYIDGMFFNVKENGVFVKKSLYLILAIDWDGNKKALGFWIKNTESASNWLDVFNELKTRGLEDVLIISCDNLSGISQAIEAVFPQTDVQKCVVHQIRNSLLKVSNKDKKEFVLDMKKIYQAANQEFAMQNLPN, encoded by the coding sequence ATGAAAAAACAGCAAAAAACATTATCCCCATTTGAGTTAGAAGCTAAAAAACTTGTTGACAAATACGCTGATTATAAAAAAATAAAAAAAGAAGATTTTCACAACGAAATTTCGCATATGTTTAAAACTTTTACTGAGGCGCTCTTAAGGGCGGAATTAAGCCAACATTTAGGCTATGAAAAAAGTAACCGAAGCAAAAAAGGCGTGCATAGGCCAAATAAGCGAAACGGATTTTCGGACAAAACTGTGAATTATAATCATAATAGTTTTCGTCTAAAAATACCAAGAGATCGAAATGGCACTTTTGAGAACAAATTACTCGGTAAATACGAAACAAATTTAGGCGATATCGAAGAGCAAGTGTTTTCACTTTTTGCATCAGGAATGTCATATGAAAATATTGTTAACACAATAAAAAGTATCTATAAAAAAGAAATAAGTAATGCCTGAATTTCTTCAGTTACTGACAAATTATTGCCTGAAATTGAAAAGTGAAAATCGCGAAAAATTGAGAATTCCTATCCAATTTTGTACATTGATGGGATGTTTTTTAATGTTAAAGAAAACGGTGTTTTTGTCAAAAAATCACTTTATCTTATTCTTGCAATTGATTGGGACGGAAATAAAAAAGCACTGGGATTTTGGATTAAAAATACCGAATCAGCAAGTAATTGACTTGATGTTTTTAACGAACTAAAAACTCGCGGGCTGGAAGATGTTCTAATAATTTCTTGCGATAATCTAAGCGGAATTAGTCAAGCAATTGAAGCGGTTTTCCCGCAAACAGATGTTCAAAAATGTGTTGTTCACCAAATTAGAAACTCGCTTTTAAAAGTTTCTAACAAAGACAAAAAAGAGTTTGTCCTTGATATGAAAAAGATTTATCAAGCGGCTAATCAAGAATTTGCAATGCAAAATCTCCCAAATTAA
- a CDS encoding fructose-specific PTS transporter subunit EIIC → MSIFSKDFIFLDQDLNSKEEVFEFIAQKAVNLGIGTEKNKIFDDLLARENEISTGLESNFAIPHAQSSAIEKPALLFLSLKSGLDWQNFDDSKAKFIFCILLPKSGFEQNQVEILAKVARIILNPEIKEIILSKDENVIFNSISKFIFEKDQVENHETNSQKIPINAKKVVGITSCTVGIAHTYLAAEKLEMGLKQNGYIPKIETRGSVGPKNVLTKEDIEEAEFVIVASDLEIDSSIFDQKKVYFTSTKAAIHETEDVIQKAKKAPILHNKQKKQTQNQENRTSIVKHIITGISYMIPYVVFGGIMIALSLGIGKAIYGNAEAAPKGDFLWWMLEIGVIAFKLMIGVLGGYIAYSIAGRAALAPGFIVATVGNTNDLFYGIGGISVQTPMGFIGAVIFGILVGYSVKFINSLKIQKSLSAILPIFVIPIGVSLFWSLVVIFLIGAPIGWVLDKLIAGLKHVFENKDGIGLGVAFLLGLLLGGMAGFDMGGPVNKVAFLTSTALVSTQVYEPMGMMAAAIPVAPIGMGITTLIWRRKFTKEEKSLGLSAIIMGFIGISEGAIPFAIADPKRVISANVIGSAVAGGLAGLLAVTNQAGHGGPIVAILGAVGSIKHGIGLGIAFFFLSVIVGSFTTALIYGLWKDRNFNIFSNLARKNHKKGAK, encoded by the coding sequence ATGAGTATTTTTTCTAAAGATTTTATTTTTTTAGACCAAGATCTTAATTCAAAAGAAGAAGTTTTTGAATTTATTGCTCAAAAAGCAGTCAATCTTGGAATTGGAACTGAAAAAAATAAAATCTTTGACGATCTTTTGGCTCGTGAAAATGAAATCTCTACTGGACTTGAGTCAAATTTTGCAATCCCTCATGCTCAAAGTAGCGCTATTGAAAAACCGGCCCTGCTGTTTTTAAGTCTAAAATCTGGGCTTGATTGGCAAAATTTTGATGATTCTAAGGCAAAATTTATTTTTTGCATTTTGTTGCCAAAGTCTGGTTTTGAACAAAATCAAGTTGAAATTTTGGCAAAAGTTGCACGAATTATTCTTAATCCCGAAATTAAAGAAATAATTTTATCCAAAGATGAAAATGTTATTTTTAATAGCATTTCAAAGTTTATTTTTGAAAAAGATCAAGTGGAAAATCACGAGACAAATTCCCAAAAAATTCCCATAAATGCAAAAAAAGTTGTTGGAATCACATCTTGTACCGTTGGAATTGCTCACACTTATTTAGCAGCTGAAAAATTAGAAATGGGACTAAAACAAAATGGCTATATCCCTAAAATTGAAACTCGAGGGTCAGTTGGTCCTAAAAATGTTTTAACAAAAGAAGATATTGAAGAGGCCGAATTTGTCATAGTTGCCAGTGATCTTGAAATTGACAGCTCAATTTTTGACCAAAAAAAGGTCTATTTTACAAGCACTAAAGCCGCAATCCATGAAACTGAAGATGTAATCCAAAAAGCAAAAAAAGCACCAATTTTACATAACAAACAAAAAAAACAAACCCAAAATCAGGAAAATCGAACTAGCATTGTTAAACATATTATTACCGGAATTTCATACATGATTCCTTATGTTGTCTTTGGTGGAATTATGATCGCCCTTTCGCTAGGAATTGGAAAAGCCATTTATGGAAATGCTGAGGCAGCGCCAAAAGGTGATTTTCTCTGATGAATGCTCGAAATTGGGGTAATTGCCTTTAAATTAATGATCGGTGTTTTAGGTGGCTACATTGCCTACTCAATTGCCGGACGGGCCGCTCTTGCACCAGGATTTATTGTTGCAACTGTCGGTAATACGAACGATTTATTCTATGGTATTGGCGGAATTTCTGTTCAAACACCGATGGGATTTATTGGTGCGGTAATTTTTGGAATTCTTGTTGGTTACAGTGTTAAATTTATTAACTCCCTAAAAATTCAAAAATCTTTAAGCGCAATTTTACCAATTTTTGTAATTCCAATTGGAGTCAGTCTATTTTGATCATTAGTCGTAATTTTCTTAATTGGTGCTCCTATTGGTTGAGTGCTTGACAAATTAATCGCTGGATTAAAGCATGTTTTTGAAAACAAAGACGGAATTGGCCTTGGTGTTGCCTTTCTTCTAGGTCTTTTACTTGGTGGAATGGCAGGATTTGACATGGGTGGTCCAGTAAATAAGGTTGCTTTTTTAACCTCAACAGCGCTAGTTTCAACTCAAGTTTATGAACCAATGGGAATGATGGCAGCTGCAATACCGGTTGCGCCAATTGGAATGGGAATTACAACCTTAATTTGACGGAGAAAATTTACAAAAGAAGAAAAATCACTCGGACTTTCAGCAATAATAATGGGATTTATTGGAATTTCTGAAGGTGCTATTCCTTTTGCAATCGCTGATCCAAAACGGGTAATTAGTGCTAATGTTATCGGTTCAGCAGTTGCTGGTGGACTTGCTGGACTTCTTGCTGTTACAAATCAAGCCGGACATGGCGGACCAATTGTTGCAATTCTTGGTGCTGTTGGTTCAATAAAACACGGAATTGGCCTTGGAATTGCCTTTTTCTTCTTGTCAGTTATTGTCGGAAGTTTTACTACTGCACTAATTTATGGGCTTTGAAAGGATCGTAACTTTAATATTTTTAGCAATTTAGCACGAAAAAATCACAAAAAAGGAGCTAAATAA
- a CDS encoding MurR/RpiR family transcriptional regulator — protein MKSVFFDEKIVESLTKTEKIIIKLAEENPQFFYQSNLKSLANKTQSSITLISNLAKKLSFSSFKEMQFHVYYLFLNSEQISNKVKNQQKTDKNKLIIEQLYKYYHNSLVQTLELVDLEKIQDFARKIIESKKIFIYGAGSSSIGASELAINLQKLGLNSVSFRDFHNFLLVSVQSQALKILFSKSCKTKEINFVIKKFIENNDNFIVITAKKQIDIPKKNLIFYQTLEQKNRFISISSKINQQFISDVIFFSVANLISEQYEENYKKNLEILKEWNE, from the coding sequence ATGAAAAGTGTTTTCTTTGACGAAAAAATTGTTGAATCTCTAACTAAAACTGAAAAAATTATTATTAAATTGGCAGAGGAAAATCCACAATTTTTCTATCAGTCCAATCTAAAATCATTAGCAAATAAAACCCAATCTTCAATAACGCTCATTTCAAATTTAGCAAAAAAATTAAGCTTTTCGAGCTTTAAAGAAATGCAGTTTCATGTTTATTATTTATTCCTTAATTCAGAACAAATTTCAAATAAAGTTAAAAATCAGCAAAAAACAGATAAAAACAAGCTAATTATCGAACAACTTTATAAATATTATCATAATTCATTAGTTCAAACATTAGAGCTTGTTGATCTTGAAAAAATACAGGATTTTGCCCGTAAAATTATCGAGAGCAAAAAAATTTTTATCTATGGGGCTGGTTCTTCTTCAATTGGGGCCAGCGAACTAGCGATTAATTTGCAAAAATTAGGACTAAATTCAGTTAGTTTTCGTGATTTTCATAATTTTTTATTAGTTAGTGTTCAATCTCAAGCCTTAAAAATTTTGTTTTCAAAATCTTGTAAAACAAAGGAAATTAATTTTGTTATTAAAAAGTTTATTGAAAATAACGACAATTTTATTGTAATAACAGCAAAAAAACAAATCGATATTCCCAAAAAAAATTTAATTTTTTACCAAACACTCGAGCAAAAAAACCGTTTTATTTCGATCTCATCGAAAATTAACCAACAATTTATTTCTGATGTTATTTTTTTCAGTGTTGCTAATTTAATTTCTGAGCAATACGAAGAAAATTACAAGAAAAACCTTGAAATTCTTAAAGAATGAAACGAGTAG
- a CDS encoding IS256 family transposase, protein MNTPLGDIEEQVFSLFASGMSYENIVNTIKSIYKKEISNAWISSVTDKLLPEIEKWKSRKIENSYPILYIDGMFFNVKENGVFVKKSLYLILAIDWDGNKKALGFWIKNTESASNWLDVFNELKTRGLEDVLIISCDNLSGISQAIEAVFPQTDVQKCVVHQIRNSLLKVSNKDKKEFVLDMKKIYQAANQEFAMQNLDKFAEKWGQKYPSIIKSWYTNFVELTTFFKYPYELRQAIYTTNLIESMNRIIRKNTKTKGGIQSVNYLSKITYLTLQNASTKWQKVRNWFMIKKQLEIIFPNRLNNVKLN, encoded by the coding sequence ATGAACACACCCTTAGGCGATATCGAAGAGCAAGTGTTTTCACTTTTTGCATCAGGAATGTCATATGAAAATATTGTTAACACAATAAAAAGTATCTATAAAAAAGAAATAAGTAATGCCTGAATTTCTTCAGTTACTGACAAATTATTGCCTGAAATTGAAAAGTGAAAATCGCGAAAAATTGAGAATTCCTATCCAATTTTGTACATTGATGGGATGTTTTTTAATGTTAAAGAAAACGGTGTTTTTGTCAAAAAATCACTTTATCTTATTCTTGCAATTGATTGGGACGGAAATAAAAAAGCACTGGGATTTTGGATTAAAAATACCGAATCAGCAAGTAATTGACTTGATGTTTTTAACGAACTAAAAACTCGCGGGCTGGAAGATGTTCTAATAATTTCTTGCGATAATCTAAGCGGAATTAGTCAAGCAATTGAAGCGGTTTTCCCGCAAACAGATGTTCAAAAATGTGTTGTTCACCAAATTAGAAACTCGCTTTTAAAAGTTTCTAACAAAGACAAAAAAGAGTTTGTCCTTGATATGAAAAAGATTTATCAAGCGGCTAATCAAGAATTTGCAATGCAAAATCTTGATAAATTTGCGGAAAAATGAGGCCAAAAATATCCTTCAATTATCAAGTCTTGGTATACAAATTTCGTTGAACTAACGACATTTTTTAAATATCCATATGAATTGAGGCAAGCAATTTATACGACAAATTTAATTGAGTCAATGAATAGAATAATTAGGAAAAATACAAAAACAAAAGGCGGAATTCAAAGTGTAAATTACCTTTCAAAAATAACTTATTTAACTCTCCAAAACGCATCTACAAAATGACAAAAGGTAAGAAATTGATTCATGATTAAAAAACAATTAGAAATTATTTTCCCTAATCGGTTAAATAATGTAAAATTAAATTAG